The following coding sequences are from one Rutidosis leptorrhynchoides isolate AG116_Rl617_1_P2 chromosome 11, CSIRO_AGI_Rlap_v1, whole genome shotgun sequence window:
- the LOC139875518 gene encoding uncharacterized protein encodes MMMIRMKVPDKFVLEKSVCNHGFFMMAPNSWNPQTKTLVRPLRLQDQTSVTVSISQHSRMMISVKLDDDHHHFKITKAIKKAIKYQVKRMLRLSEEEDERINEFHKLHSDAAENGFGRLFRNPSVFEDILKTWLLCCCRFKESLEKAELLCKVTRIKKRGRRKQGYKEPIANFPTAQELSKLDIKTLATECKLGIRAEKILKFSKDVASGEINLLDFENVRDGDELYRKLMTIDGIGDFIACNVLMCMGFYNRVPVDSETVRHIKQLHGREDCDRKNVAKMCEEIYNKYNPFHTLAYWFELVEYYESKVGKLSMLEKCNYQRVAGSFIDKSNSTPSSSPT; translated from the exons atgatgatgatacgaaTGAAGGTGCCCGATAAATTTGTATTAGAAAAATCGGTATGCAACCATGGATTTTTCATGATGGCTCCCAACAGTTGGAATCCGCAGACGAAAACACTCGTTCGACCACTTCGACTTCAAGACCAGACCTCTGTTACTGTCTCCATCTCACAACATTCTCGCATGATGATCTCTGTAAAACTAGatgatgatcaccatcattttaaaATTACAAAGGCCATTAAAAAAGCAATAAAG TATCAAGTAAAGAGGATGTTAAGGTTGTCCGAAGAAGAAGATGAACGCATTAACGAGTTTCATAAGCTACATTCTGATGCTGCGGAAAATGGTTTTGGACGTCTTTTCAGAAATCCCTCTGTTTTTGAAGACATTTTGAAAACTTGGCTGTTATGTTGTTGTAG ATTTAAAGAGAGTTTAGAGAAGGCGGAACTACTTTGTAAGGTAACTCGTATAAAAAAGAGAGGTAGAAGAAAACAAGGGTACAAAGAGCCAATAGCAAATTTTCCAACAGCGCAAGAGCTGTCAAAGTTGGACATAAAGACACTAGCAACAGAATGCAAATTGGGGATTCGAGCTGAAAAAATCTTGAAATTCTCAAAGGATGTAGCGAGCGGAGAAATCAATCTGCTAGATTTCGAAAATGTTCGAGATGGAGATGAATTGTACCGTAAGCTGATGACCATAGACGGGATTGGAGATTTTATTGCTTGTAACGTGTTAATGTGTATGGGTTTTTATAACAGAGTTCCAGTTGACTCCGAAACCGTTAGACACATCAAACAG TTACACGGAAGAGAAGATTGTGATAGAAAGAATGTGGCTAAAATGTGTGAGgagatatacaataaatataatcccTTTCACACTCTTGCCTACTG GTTCGAACTAGTGGAATACTATGAGAGCAAAGTTGGGAAGCTTAGTATGTTGGAGAAATGTAATTACCAAAGAGTTGCGGGAAGCTTTATAGATAAATCCAACTCCACCCCGTCCTCTAGCCCGACTTGA